CTGTCTCTTACGGCTTTTCCTAAACTCTGCTCACAGCTTTGTAAATAGCTCCTATATTAAGCTTTTCTCAAATTATCCATTTtgagtgtgccatctgtttcctgccaggtCCCTGACTGGTACAGTGTGTTTGATTAATGGGTATTAGTTCAGACTAGTTGGAGCACGAAGAGTGTGTGATGAAACAGTGAAACATCATGTAGGAACACTAGGCTGAAAGCAGAGTAGGGAGGGGCTTGTCTTCCAGGCTGGAAAGTCCAGCAGGCAGTGGGCATCTCAGAAGTGACAGACCAAGAGTGACATGCTTTAAGAAAGCTAATCTCATAGCTGCATACAAAAGAGTTTTAGAAATTGGAGCTGGGGAGACAAATTAGGAGACAGTTACTATTACAGGAAGATAACATTTTGTTAaccatcagattggcaaagatcCAAAAGTTGATAGCACAGTTTATGTCAataaggatgtgaagaaatagCATTCTCAGTCACTGCTAGTGAGTGTAAACTGATAAACCTCCTCAAAAGGCAATTTGATAATATCtatcaacataataaatgtttataaccTATTGattcagtaattctacttctaggtactTAGCCTACCCATAAGTACCCACTGCACGCATGCTGAATAATTTATGTATAAGGATATTCATTGTAGCATTCTTCTGGTGGCTAAAGATTGGAtataacctaaatgttcattaattAGAGACTTGTTAAATAATTATGGCACATTCCATATAACAGAACACAATGCAGCAGTTAAAGAGAATGAGATGGCTGTATACTTATATGGGAAGATCTCCAGTGTGTCATTAAGGACAAAGGCAAGGTGCCCAGTCCTACACATAGTATGCttcttttgggggaggaagaTAAAAGGCTATACTGCACATAAGTTTGTAAATGCACAGACCAGaagaatacaaaacaaacaggtggttgctcTCTGAAGAAAACTGAATGGCTGGGatcaaaggaaggagagagattttctttttattccaatcTTTTTATACCTCTGCGTGAATTACCTATGTTGTAAAAATCCATTGCACTGTCATCTTAGAATCAAATGTTAATCTTGATATCAGTTCTAAAAAGTAGATTATGTATAGCTTTCTTGATGAAATAAACACAACTGAAAGatattcaagtaaaaaaaattttttaataatatagtaCATGAATGTCGAGCTTGGTTACCAGGTGAATAAATGGCCTTGAATTATTTGCTTGGTCTTATCATTTCTTAAAGTTCAGAGGGAGTATCTGAATTACTGGAAGGCAGGCCTCTGACCAGTGACTAGTTCTTTCTGTGACTGCTGCTGACCTAAGCAGGGAGTGGGCTGAACCCTGGATTGGTGGTTAATATAGAAGACTTACTTAAGGTTATAATAATAAGGCAGAACACTATCAGAGCTCTCAGGATTTCTCTCTCACGATTCTTCCTTCATTCATCTGACCTTCAACTAGACAGTGACCTCCATCAAGGAAGAGCACACACTTACCTCGTTCCTTATGTTGTGTTCTTAGGCCCAGCACTGAACGGGTGGGTAGTAGATgcgcaaatatttattcatttgaattGAACATGGCTTTCTGTGTCATACTGTCCCTGCCCTTCCTGAAATTTAAAGCTGGTAAATAATTGACCTTTCATCTTAATTGTCATggccaacttaatttttttaacaagagaagaaaatagtCAAATAGTGTGATCAAGTTTTTGAGTTGGTGGTGAAACTTTTGAGTTAAACGCAATTGAGTTGTCCAGTTTTTGTGGTACTACAGTAATTGCCATGTTTATAAATCATTGTTACTATATGTAACATTAGCCACAGGACGTTAAATTTTTATAGCTTgctgtttttgttcatttctgcctGATTAACACAATTACAACTAAATTTTCCTTCAATAAATGACTCGTCAATTGTAATCAGAACGTCAGCATTAGAACGTGTAAGTAAGTTGACCATTTCTCCTATTCTTATGGGCTTGAGACTCTGGAGTGGCACTTTTATAATTACACAATTCTCATATAATActgtaataaattatatttaacataAGTGATcataaatgaagtttttaaactCTGACTGCTGGACTAGCATGAAATTTAATTGCTTTTCCAGAgttgattttaatgaaaatatattgtcATTACACTTATTGGTGCAATATGCCCCTTGTTATTACCACTATCGTTAGATTTCCTTAATAGAAACTTATTAAAATGACTTTAAGTCAATGCTTTTAATTCAGGGGTGTGACTTTAACATAGATTTGTTGTGGTggtttttgtgaaaaaaaaaaaatccaaaaatccaTCCCAGTTCAAGTCTAGGGAAAACGTAATAGAGTCTATCTTCCTAAAATGGCAGAGAGACTTGAGAAGATGGGATGAACAGGCAAGACCTGGGGATAGAACTGAGATGATCTGGGCATCTCTCATCACTTTGGGCATCCTTCATATTTAAGTACAAATTGGTCCAGCTCAGGTACCAGATGCAGACTGCAGAAAAAGTTGTGCTCAGCTtatacaatgtttttaaaatacttgaatttgTCTGCCAAGTCATCTAGTCCCCAACTCCCTAGTGACTTACTCCCAGCAGCCTTACTCATGGACTTTACCTGCTTGGCCCTAGTAAGCACTGGATGCCTGGGGAAGAGTGacatcattaaaataaacatggaacttgggaaggagagaagagaaaatggagattttaaaaatatatagaatttgaagtggggagggtatagctcagtggcagagtgcatgcgtatcacgcacgaggtcctgggttcaatccccagtgcctccgtcaaaaaataaataagtaaacctaattacctccccccagaaaataaactaaaaaatatatgtatatggaatTTGAAAGGTTGAAAGGCAGGTGAGCCCAATAAGGGTGAAGGCCAGGGATGGACACAAGAACTGTGCACATCAGTTGAAGAAGAATACAAAGAAGCTAATGGCAACACTTTGAGCATCACTCATATTTCAATCCCAATGAAGGGAAAGAAgccaacagaagagaaagttTAGAAAGGTTATggccagaaaaaaagaacttcaagAATAAGAGTAAACTTCACCTAGAGTGAAGGGGgaagagtggaggaggggagggagacagtAGATTAGGCCCCGTAATACCATCAAAGATGAGTTTCAGCAGAGAAGTAAAGTTACAAAGATTTAGAGGGGGTAGATGTAGGTGTGGGTACATAGTTATTCTTTTAAGACAGCTGACAGCACAGGGAAGGAGCCGGAACACCCTCCATTATCCAATTGGAGGAACTCAGGATCTGATGTCTTAAAAGACCAGTGGAAAGGGCCTGAGAGCCACAGGAGGTAGGGAGGGACGGGCAGAAGTGGAAGAGGAAGCTCTGGGCAAGAAGAGCTATGCCTCTAGTAAGGAAGACCAGCAAGGCtggaaatgttttcaaatattgagGGATGTTAGGGGGTGCTAACTGGATGGCCTATAACTTCTCAGGTGAAGTCTGCAGAGTTGTGAGCTGTAGTACAAAAGGGGCTGGGAGATTTGGCACAATTCAGGAAGGTAGGACAGGCTTGCTGAAGCAGCAAAGAAAGCTCAGCTGAGATTAGCAAGCATTAACTATGGTTCATACTGCtataatttttgattttattatttattaaaaactgcaGGTTTGTAAGAAGttcaagggattttttttaattaattaggaAAGCTAACTTTCCTATAAAAATGATGAGTCCACAAATATGAATTGGAAGCCCATTAGTGCCACAAGCATGGTTTATCCTTAAGTGCACTTGTGTTGAACTATCAGTCTCTAGGGGAATAGCTTTGGATACTGGTCCAAGTTTCTAATGTAAAAATACGGTTGAGAATCTCACTATATGTTGTCTCTTTTTTATCATCAGGATTAATTCTCCTAAGCAACtaatcttcccccaccccccttctTTGTGGCTGTTGCAAATTGTGAAACTGATTAGCATCCCTTTTCAAGTTAGCTAGtagttgaggggaaaaaaaatctggattcaCCTCCAGCTAAAGAATAGAGGTTGGCAGGTTACAATTTTTATTGGCCTCATTTCTGCCTCCAATTTCTGACTATCCTTGTTcctccttgtaatttttttttttaatgttacactTCACATATCTTAGAAGCCACTTTAAACTCCTTTCTGGAACaaaatagaacataaaaatattaaacatataaatacTTGAGGTAATTTAAGCACCTTTATACTTGtggtaataattaaataaaaagcacatCTGAAGTTACAAGGCCACTAGACACAAAAAAGCTTTTTGAAAATCTTACAGTTTCCATTTAAGAATAATGGGTGGTAGTGCATAGAGGAGAAAGCCAAATTTTAACAGTAGAGAATTATAGCAAAATGAGTGGAAAAATTAAGATTCAGCCAGAAGTTTGCCTAAATTCTTTTTTGTATGATAGATACATATCATCATTATGCCTGAGAATCTAAGAAAAACAATTTGCCCTCTTTAATAATTTTGGGACCATTCTGTCCAATTCATCTAACACTATTCCAGTGCAGTATCTTGTAGCAGTTAGGaaggtgggctctggagccagagtaCCTGGTTTAAAGTCCCAGTCCActtgagctgtgtgacctttgggcAACTTAATTATCTGTTTCCTTACTTGAAAAATGGTGTTAACAGAACCTACCTCATAAGATTTTGAAGACATATTAAGTTTGTATGAGTAAGGTGCGTATAATGGTGTCTTTGACATTTTAAGTGCACAAAAAATTGGTAGCTTTACCATTGGTTAAGACTCATGAGCCTCCTGGGGTCCAGGCCAAAACTTTGGACCCAAATAAGTCGATGACTAGCTGGATGCCAGAAACACAAGCTAACATGTGGCTGAAGACCGGTGAGAAGTCTTTCCAGAGTCCTACTGAAGAAATACCTATGGAAGTCAAACCTGAAATTCAAAAAAGCTCTTAATGGCTAAAGATAGTTTGAACAGGTTTGATACCTTACTTCCAGATTAACTAGCTCCTACTAAAGCCCTTCTGATTTCGTTTATTAAACAAAGCCTACTTTCTCATGcaattactcttattttttttgaaaaaaattttaattgatgtatagtcagttacaatgtgttaatttctagtgcacagcataatgtcccagtcatgcatttacatacatatatttgttttcatatcctttttcattaaagcttattacaagatattgaatatagttccctgggctgcaATTACTTTTAACCACCACAAATCATTCAACATCAACACACAACACTCTTTTCCCCTTATGGCTTCAAACTATCATCGTCAAATAAAAGCTCCTAGACATTACCAAAATAGCAAAACTTCTTTCAAATGGTAGACCTGTCATAAGTTTAATGGAAATCAAAATTAGGGGCCTATctcaaatcttaaaataaaaacagtgtgacaacaaaagcaaacttTGGGGTCCCATTAGCTGGAGTCAGTCCCACATGGGGAGTATTTGGTAGGAGTCAAGAGTAACAAATGCTTAGTCCCACTGGACCCTTCGCTCTTCCTCAGGAAGAACACTCCAGTTGGGGGAGGCCACATCTCGGGCCAGCCAGTTGAAATCGTCAACGTCGTTCCAGTTATTTTTGCTCCTATCTAAACCCGAGCCCTCGAAGTCCTGGTCGATCCCCGGGTAGCTCCATGTGTAGGGGGCGAACTGGATCCCGGTGCAGTCCTCCACAATGGCCCTGCTCGTCACCTGCAGGAAGATGCGGGTGTCTCTTGTAGTGTGTACGCGGAGCTGCTGGCAGGCGACAGCCAGCACGCAGTCACTGCAGTCCTCCAGGAACACAGAGGTGGATACTGGGCCGCAGAGCAGAGTGCAGCCTCGGGCCTTGGTCAGCCGCAGGGTGTTCGGATTGCCATACAATTTGATCGTGCAGTTACTCAGCTGGGTCAAAAGGACGTCGCGCTGGTGCAGCTCCTCGGCTCTCTTCTCTAAGACTTGGTACTGCACGTTGGAGAAGCCGCAGATCCAGCTGGAGCCGaagcctccctcctccttcaaGGGCGGCTGGGAGGCCAGGCTGCCTTCCGCTGCCGGGGCGCGGGGAGCCGAGTCTACTTTGGCGGCTGAAGCAGCGTCCTTCCTGCGGGTCTTGAAAGCGAAACGCTTCTTAGGCTGCATCTCCTCGCGCCGCTTGGCCAGGGCCTCCTGCAGTCGCGCAAGCACCTCCTGTCCCTGCCGCAGGTCGTAGGCGGCCAAGAACAAAACCGCGTCGTTGATAAGTTTCTGCAGCCCCTGCAGCCGAGCGGccgcctcctccagctgctcGACGGACTCCCCGCCTTCCAGAAGCTCTTCCACGGCCGCTCGCTCCCGAGCAAACGCGGCGGCGAAAAAGTCgctcttctcctcctccacctcctggtCTTGCCGCTTTTGCTTCCGCCTTTCCACCTCCTGCTGCCGCTCATGTTCTCGCCTCTGAAGCCGCTCGGGCACCAGGCTCAGGTCCCTCTGGGGCCCCAGTTCTCCGTTCCCCACAGCAGCAGCTGGGAGCCCAGCAGTCTCCATCTTGACTTCAAGCTTCTTTCCTCcagtcttccttcctctgggCGCGCCCTCCTCAAGGCCTCACACCAACGCGACCTGTGATTGGCCGGACTCGCTGACGTCAGACCCTGGCCTTCTTTTCTTCGCCCATTGGTTCCTCCGCGTTGGAGGGGGCGGGGATATGGGGCGGGGCCGACTGACAAGTTGGGTGGGGAGACAAAGGTTCTGGTggatgggtggggtgggaggcaggcgggggaagctttttttcctcttaaagggGCAGGACTTATATCCGGGATTGTGGGGTGAGTTGCAGCAGCGGCAGCTGCACATGTGGGTTTGTTTATAAGAACAAGGTTAGAAACTCgcaggcctccccctcccccccggcTCCTCCCTACTACCCCCTAACAGGCCGGAGATCTTCTACTGGTGGGGGGAATGTGAGCGTGTGGTGGGTGGGGGGGACAGGTAGTGGTGAGAAAGATGGAGGGGGGGGAATATTGCACCGCCTGGCCCGCGCCGGAGGAAGCGGCAGCTGGAACAGCTGGCTAGGGAGCCGCTTGCATGCctctggttttttcttttccaccaccccttcccccatcccattCCAACCGCCCCCAAATCCTCATCCTACCCGTCCCCACCCCCCTGCCGCTGCAGTTTGGCGTGGCCGAGGGCTCCCGGATTCCCGCAGGCAGTTACGGGGGCGGGAGAAGGCAAGGGGCACCAGGATGGGAGAGACTAGGTCCCCCACTGCAATCAGGTtcagggggccctgggggagtCTAAAAAcggattactttttttttggccatttgcTGCAGTcggaggggtgtggggggagggtgagATTCCacacccccttcctcttcctcccacgccctcccccacccttcgCCGTCACTGCCTTCGCAGCTGGGCGCCGCTGGCCGCTTGGGGGTGAGACCCCAGTCTCGGGCTCTGCGGGTCTTAGTGGAACCGTCGGTCTTTAGGAAAGCGATGGGGAAATGTTACATTATTTCTAGAAGTGGTGGGAGGGATTTGTCACCGGAAGTGAATGAGCCTAGCCTAAAGTCGGGACCAGCCAGAGGTGTGAGTGGGCAGCCCAGACGGCGCAGTCACTGGCAAAACCCAGGACAGTCGGCCGGGCGAGAACCGGGCGCGGCCAGCAGCCGGTGCGCGGCGACCTTGCGTGCTCGATGCGGTCGGGCGGAGCGCTGGGGCCTCTGACCCGACCGGCCCTTCCAGCCTTCGGTTTCACCCTTGTCTCCACACCCGTCCCCAGCCTCCATCGTTTTTTAAATCGGGGTATTTAATGGCCCAAGAAACTGTCACTTGACATTTCACTGATATACCTGCGTTTTGATGGAGAGAAAGATTGGAGGAAACGAGAGAATTAAGACTCATCTCCAATTTTtcactccccaccttcctcctttgCTTCCcatttaaaaccaaaaccaaaaccaaaaccaaacatgAATTCCCGTATTTCTCCGCTGCAAAGTCAGCACAGGTCACACTGGCAAATTCCACGCGGCGCTGGGGGGTATTGTGCGTTTGTGTGTGCGAATCTGCACCCGACGGAAACGGAGGTGCTGAAAAAACCAGTGCTTACGCTTGAAtatattctgtgttttctttcgTTCACTTTGTTTCATGGTCAAGATAGACGGAGGCTTTTGGTTTCTTGTGAGGTATGATTTCTTCGAGGCTGGTGAATGCAATATATAACTGGTTATCTTGTCTGAGTCGTATCGGGTAATGCAGTGGCTGCTTTATTTTATGAAGGTTTTGAggagatttattttttgctaGGGGAAAAACCTGACCTCCCTCCCTTAAATTTTTCATCAATTCAATCTGTCTCGCTCAAATTAATAAAGTTTGTAGCCAAATAAGGTTTAGTGGACTTGGAAGTTGCAGCTGGAATGAGGCAACATTTTTGTATTAGCCTTAGTGATCTGTGGGTAGGGGACAGTGTTGTCTGTATCAGAAGTGAAATGGAAGGTCGTTAAACACTTTCAGCTTCATTCCTGCCCAACAGGAGGTTTTGGCATAGAGTCCAGTAGACTTTGGaagtttctgaatattttaagttGGCTAGTTCAAACTTTTATGAGAAAGAGGCAGTAAAGGACAAGAATGGACAGGTCACCCTGCTCACCCATTGTGTGGAAGGCACTTTCGAAAACTAATGTGAAGCTCCAGTAGGAATGGACAGGGGTCAGCAGTGTGGTCATCATGAAGCATTGGCTTGACAGTTCTTGACAGACCCCAACACGACTGCAAGCCAAGGAAGGTGGTCAAGACATGGGTTAAAAGCTATTTCTAAAGCTGTAGGAAGGCATTGCCAGGCTGTATTTGCAACTTCTATCTGCCATTTGAGGGCAGTCAATTCAGTGTGCATCCTTGAAATGGATCCCAGCTTCTCAGAGGAAAGTGCCTGCTCTGATGGAAGGAGAAGGGGTATGCATACAGCAGAAGTGTGCCAAAAGGCAGGCAGCCCATGTGTTCTGAATCCTGCTTTCAGAAATACTTTAAAGAGCTTGTGAACCGAAGGACTACTGTCTTATAGACATCTTGAAAAGTGAAAGAATTCTAAGGTGCTAGagacttttaaagattatttaacaaaaattttgatACTGTAATGATTCTATTTATTAGTTTGATTTACTTTTTGACTTCCTGAAAATTTCAAAGTGGAGAGAAGAGTGTtccatgtacccatcacccaaCATCAACAACTCCTAACCGGCAGTCTTGTTTCTTCTAAAACCCTGTCCACTTTCCCCCCATCTCACTCTGATTATTTGACAGCAAATCCCAAAccttatatttcatattttacaatCTATAAACATTTCAATATGTATCTTAAAAAGATTaggactttctttttaaaacataaccacaataccattacCCCACTCCAAAAATGTGTGATTATTTCATTATCATCTGAGTTCCAGGCTGTATTCATATTTCACATTCAATTATtccataatttcctttctttttttaatttctttctaagttattttatttgaataaggATCCAAACATGTTCTGTACTGTGTGCCTGTGTCTCTTAGATTACTTTTAATCACTTCAGAATCCTCTACCCTCCCCAGTTGTTTGTCGAAAAaaactgattatttctttaatctaGATTTTTGCTGGTTGTATCTCCACACTATGTTTGTGATTTTAAATGCTTGTCATATTTATTTGATCTTTTAACATCATAAAGTGAACGTTTGTGTAGTGATGATATGCCACAGGAAATCAGTAACCAAGTAGTGTAAGCATGTTAAGCACAATTAAACAGTCTTTAGCTGTGCTTGGACAGCAAAGAATCAGGCTTTTTGTGTCCTGCAGAGTTTAGCAGGGACCCTGTGCAGGTAGGATGTGCCGGCCACACCTCCACAAATCAAACAGATCCAGGCCCTGTGTTCTAGTAGCTCGATGTCAGAAGGAGGTGTCTGTCACCTATTCATCTTTCAGCAAATATTGAACATGTAGTGAATGTAAAGGATTCTTTAAGAGTTCTACATGTCAAATATGAAATACTAGGCAGATTTGCCTACCTGGGTCACTGACTTTTCTGACACAAAGACAGTGAAAGATGCCAGCCATGATGGCATGTGTTGTGCTTGAAAAGGCTCCAGGTTGGTCTGGGGACCAGCATGGGAGCAGCCCTTTCCTTCCACCTCTGCCCCTGGCTTTCTTTTCCCCCTCCACACCCTTCACTTGCTGAGGCTTTTTCCATCATGATACATCTGATGCCTAGTCCAGGGGCTGGTGCTGATTATTTCTGTAACGTCAGTTTATTAAGCACCGTGCCCAGCACTGAGCCAGGAAGGCTCTCCAGCTGCCAGGGTGCAAAAAGATTGGCAGAGTCCCTTTCCTCCTTGAGGAGGCCTCATCTGGGCAAATAATTACACAAACATGTAAAATTGTAACAGTGACAATTGACAACTGTTAGGAagggcagagggacagggagTGCCCTTAGTGGGAGGTTCAACCTTGTTGGGAGGTAGTGAAGGCTCCCGCAGGGGTTGAGCCCAGGCTGGAAGAATGAGCAGGAGTGAACAAGGAGGGGTGAGGGTACACTGAAAAGTGTCTTCTAGATGTGTGGGTTCATGGAGTCCCTGGTGACTTCATGGAGAGCTGTGTCTGAGGAGCgctgtgggcaggaggcagaCGTCAGGGGTGAGACGGAGAGGTGAGAGCCCTGGATGGGGCTGATGCCGAACCCAGGTAACTGGAGAAGTTTGAcagtgaaggaagaaaggatgaataaatggggggagggtgtggtgGCCGGGGAAGttttttttacagagaaagaagacagaaggtCCATAATATTATGGTCCTGGAATGGCTAGAGGGGATGGGAACCAAAACACAGGTGGGAGGGTTTGCAGTAGATGGAGAGAAGGACACGTTCTCTATGGTGGTGATGTTGTCTTAACTTCTTATTATGAAAGTTTTCTAACATACACAAACCTTTTGACCTCAACTTATAGTAACAGAAGCACTGTAATTTAAACAGAagctttaagaaacagaaaattctcttATGCTGTACAGTGAtgctattttctgttcttttttattgcatttCAAAATGCTGGTCAAGACCCCCTAAATTAAGCTTTCAGTAATCGCGCTCCAGCTTTGCATGGTGGCTGGCGTCCAAAGGGGCAAAAGTAAATGCCACCAGGCCTCTTAAGTCTTGGGCCAGAATTGGTACAGTCTCACTTCTAGTGCATTTGTTTGGTGAAAGCAAATCACAAGGGCCTCCCAGATTCAAGGACTCCACCTCTCAGTGGGTGAAGCACAGGCTCAGAGGATGGAAGGAACTGTGGGCAGCCCTCTTTGCTGATAACCCACCATGCTGTAGATAAATGGTTTTGCTAACTCTTCTATGTGATTTACCACGTGCCCTTTTGTGCCTGGCAGTGGCTGAGAATCTCCACGTATTACCTCATTCAGCCTTCACAACATCCCTGTGCTGTTTGCACGCACTACTTGTCATCCCCATTGAACAGAGGAAGAACGGAAGAGGTGAAGGTGACTTCCTCAGGACCGAGAGCTAGtgagtggtggagctgagatctgaatgGAGGCAGTCAGGTTCCTGAGTCCAACCTGTCTGATCATGATACTGCATCTGATCACCCTTGCGAACCACATCTGGAGTCTTCCAAGCAGGAAATCAGAGTCATCCACAGAGACTCGTTCACCCTCACTGGTCCACCCAGGCTACAAATACTGTTAattcattctctctgtctctccctccctccctctccctctctctctgtctcggCTGGCTCTCTCTCTTCAGGCCTTAACCCCCTTCCTCATCTCCTCCTTGGGCTCTTGCTCTAGACCCCCATCTGGCCCCCTCCCCCTGTGCTTCCCTGAGCTCCCCAGTCCTCCATGCCTCAGACACTTATTGCCCTAAAATTCAAGCTGACTGTGTCACTTTACCTAAAAGTTCTGCCAGCTCCCTATCATCTGTTACTGTTCATAGTCTTTGGTGTGGATGCCAGGCCCTTCACCACCTGTGCCTAGCGAGCCTCACCATCGCCTTCACTCCAGCCACCCCATACTCTGCTGTTACATCCACACTCATGCTCACTCACTTCCGTGTATTTGTGCTGCAATCATTAAATCAGCACTGACTCTGCTGGGCGCTTCGCTAGGAGATGGAGGTACTATCCTGACGAACACACCCACAGGGCTCCCTCAGAGCTTACAGGCTCAGTGCAGATGCAGACCACTACAAGGTGGTGTGATGTGTACTGTAATGGGAGAAATCTTGGGTGCTGAGCACACACAGGATCACCTAACCCAGAATAGGAGAATCAGGGGAGGGAGCATCTTTCAGGAAATCTAAGCTGGATCTTAAAGAACGAGTGAAATCTAACCAGGTGAAGGGAGAAAGCagagtcactcattcattcatttctttctacTAATATTCACGGAGCACCAACTGTGTTCCAACCACTGTTCTAGATGTTGGAAATAgtgcagtgaacaaaacagaccaaaagtCCCTGGCCTCAAGCCAAGAGAGCTCCAGTGCCTCTAGCCACAGAGACAGGGTGCACGTGGCAAGCCCGTTAGATGTGTTAGAGCAACGTCCTCAGGTGGGGACTGCGCGTTAGTGTCACGTGGGGAGCTTTGCGGCCTCCTGACTGCCCAGGGCCTTGCCTCAAGTAATTCAGTCAGAATGCCAGGGAGTGGGCACGACACTGGTGTTTTTTAAACTCCCCAGGTGGTTGTACTGGGCAACCAGGGTTGGCAGCCACTGCATTAGACGAACTGACGATCAGAGAAGAAGTTAGGGAGGTGAGCAGAGGCCAGACCACTGAGGGTCTTGTAAGTCCTGTTGGGAACTTTTGTCGTAATTGTGAAGGCACTGGGAGCTAGTGCAGGATTTAAGCAGGATAATGACAGCATCAGATGACTCCCACCCACctactcctttttttccccctttaacaAATGCTCAATCTAGATGCTCTGTGCAGAATGGATTCACGTGGAGCAGAAGTGAACTGATGTCAGTTTGGAGGCTGTTGCAGAAGCCAAGGACAAATGATGGTGCTGGGCTGTGGGGATggcagtgaggagagagaggaaggggccacGGCTGAGAGATGTAGAAGGAGACTAGACAGGACTCCGTGATTCACCGGAAGTAAGGGATACAGGAGGGCAAATAGTTGTGGAAGGTTCCAGCTCGGGGAGCTGGGTCTGTAGTGAGCTTGGTGCAAGATGAGCAGGTTTGGAGAGAGCTGGTG
The Camelus ferus isolate YT-003-E chromosome 20, BCGSAC_Cfer_1.0, whole genome shotgun sequence genome window above contains:
- the TBCC gene encoding tubulin-specific chaperone C, with amino-acid sequence METAGLPAAAVGNGELGPQRDLSLVPERLQRREHERQQEVERRKQKRQDQEVEEEKSDFFAAAFARERAAVEELLEGGESVEQLEEAAARLQGLQKLINDAVLFLAAYDLRQGQEVLARLQEALAKRREEMQPKKRFAFKTRRKDAASAAKVDSAPRAPAAEGSLASQPPLKEEGGFGSSWICGFSNVQYQVLEKRAEELHQRDVLLTQLSNCTIKLYGNPNTLRLTKARGCTLLCGPVSTSVFLEDCSDCVLAVACQQLRVHTTRDTRIFLQVTSRAIVEDCTGIQFAPYTWSYPGIDQDFEGSGLDRSKNNWNDVDDFNWLARDVASPNWSVLPEEERRVQWD